The DNA sequence GAATATCAAAGATTAAGAGACTACGCTAAAGCTATTATCCGAGAGATTGGGGTAGAAACAGGAGGTTCTAATATTCAGTTTTCCGTTAATCCTGTTAATGGGGAAGTGATTGTAATTGAGATGAATCCCCGTGTATCTCGTTCCTCAGCATTGGCATCAAAAGCGACAGGTTTCCCCATTGCTAAATTTGCGGCAAAATTAGCGGTAGGTTATACCCTTGATGAGATTTCCAATGATATTACCCAGAAAACTCCTGCTTCTTTTGAGCCTACCATTGATTATGTAGTGACCAAAATTCCTCGTTTTGCCTTTGAAAAATTCCCCGGTGCTGAACCCATTTTAACTACACAAATGAAGTCTGTGGGAGAGGCAATGGCTATCGGGCGTACTTTCTGTGAATCTTTCCAAAAAGCGTTAAGATCTTTAGAAACAGGGCGTTATGGCTTTGGTTGTGATAAAAACGAGACTTTACCCACTCTCTCTCAAATTAGCTCCCATTTACGCACCCCTAACCCTGAAAGGATTTTTAGTGTTTACCATGCCTTTAAATTGGGGATGAGTGTAGAACAAGTGTTCGAGTTAACTGCGATCGACCCTTGGTTTTTGGATAAAATGCAGTCATTAGTGGAGATAGAGAAGTTTATGAAGCGGACTTCTTTAAAAGACATTAAAGCTGATGATATGCTTACCATTAAACAACATGGATTCAGCGATCGCCAAGTTGCTTTTGCGACCAAGACAACAGAAGATGAAGTAAGAGCATATCGTAAATCGTTAGGTATCACCCCTGTTTATAAATTAGTGGATACTTGTGCCGCCGAGTTTGAAGCCTTTACCCCGTACTATTACTCTACCTATGAATCAGGGGAAAGTGAAAACAATATCACCGATAAACCGAAAGTAATGATTTTAGGCGGAGGCCCTAATCGTATCGGACAGGGTATAGAATTTGATTATTGTTGTTGTCATGCGGCTTTTGCTTTATCAGATGCAGGTTATGAAACAATTATGGTTAACTCCAATCCTGAAACTGTTTCCACTGATTATGATACAAGCGATCGCCTTTATTTTGAGCCTTTAACTAAAGAAGATGTCTTAAATATCATCGAAGCGGAGAATCCTGATGGTGTAATTATTCAATTTGGGGGACAAACTCCCTTAAAATTAGCTGTACCTTTGAAAAACTACCTCGCACATCCTGATACTACCGTTAAAACCAAAATTTGGGGAACTTCTCCCGATTCCATCGACACCGCCGAAGATAGAGAGAAATTCGAGGCAATCCTGAAGGAGTTAGACATCAAACAACCTCCCAACGGTATCGCGCGCAGTTTTGAAGAGGCTTTAGCCGTTGCTAATCGCATCAGTTATCCTGTGGTTGTGCGTCCTTCCTATGTACTCGGAGGCAGAGCTATGCGTATCGTTTATAATGAGCAGGAATTAGAACATTATATGACCTATGCGGTAGATGTTGAGCCTGACCATCCTATTTTAATCGATAAATTCCTCGAAAATGCCATTGAGGTTGACGTAGATGCGATCGCAGATCATACTGGACAGGTGGTCATTGGTGGTATCATGGAGCATATCGAGGAAGCAGGGGTGCATTCTGGGGATTCCGCTTGTTCGATTCCTTATACTTCCCTCTCCGATGATGTTTTAAGCATCATTCGCACTGCAACCGTCAAATTAGCTAAATCCTTGCAAGTAATCGGCTTAATGAACATCCAATATGCCGTACAAGGAGAAACCGTCTATATCCTCGAAGCGAATCCTCGTGCGTCTCGTACTGTGCCGTATGTTTCTAAAGCGACAGGCAGACCTTTAGCCAAAGTTGCTTCCCTCATCATGTCTGGTAAAACCCTTGCAGAATTGGACGTAACCGAAGAGATAATCCCTCGTCATGTGGCAGTTAAAGAGGCTGTATTGCCCTTCAGCAAGTTCCCCGGTACGGATACCTTATTAGGTCCTGAAATGCGTAGTACAGGCGAGGTAATGGGCATTGATAGCGATTTTGGTAAAGCCTTCGCTAAAGCGGAAATCGGTGCAGGTGTAATTCTTGATACCACTGGAACGGTCTTTATTTCCATGAATAATCGAGACAAAGGTGCGATCGTATCTGTGGCAAAAGACTTACAAGCTCTAGGTTTCAAGATTGTGGCGACTTCCGGGACTCGTCAAACCCTGTTAGAAAATGGGGTGAAGGATGTGGATTTAGTCTTAAAACTCCATGAAGGTCGTCCCCATGTAGTGGACTTGATTAAAAATAAGCAAATTCAGTTTATTATCAATACTCCTAGCAATGAGGAGGAAACCCAAACCGATGGGCGTAAAATTCGTCGGGCGGCTTTAGATTACAAGTTACCGATTATTACAACTATTGCAGGAGCAAGGGCAACAGTGGAAGCGATTCGATCGCTTCAGTCAGAACCTTTACAGGTTAAGGCTTTACAGGATTATTTTGTGTAATTTATTCTGATGGTGGGCATTGCCCACCCTACTGGTTAATTTTAATTATTTTTATCTCATTCATTGAAGTTTGATGACTTTTTATTGTAGGTGCAATCCCATCTGAATCTTCTGCCTAGAACCCATCTCATAGATTTAATTTAAAAATATACACTCATAGCCTCTTGTCAAAATAAATGATAACGATTATCATTTTAAAGAGTCTCATCAGCAAATAATATGACATATACAGAATCTTCCATTATCAATTCTGCTAACCAGAATCATGGCTTACCTAACCTCATCACAGAATCACAGCCTCCCGTAACAGAAGCGGATATGATTCAAGCTGTTAGAACATTGTTACTAGGTTTAGGGGAAAATCCCGACAGAGAAGGATTAAAAGACACCCCTAAAAGAGTGGTAAAAGCCTTGAAATTTCTCACCTCTGGTTATAGTCAATCCCTTGATGAATTGCTAAATGGTGCAGTATTCCATGAAAATGCGAATGAAATGGTGTTAGTGAGAGATATTGACTTATTTAGCTCTTGTGAGCATCATATACTACCGATTTTAGGTAGGGCGCACGTTGCTTATATTCCTAATGGCAAAGTCATTGGTTTATCGAAAATTGCTCGTATTTGCGAAATGTATGCTAGAAGATTGCAAGTGCAAGAACGTTTAACCGCTCAAATTGCCGATGCTTTACAAGGTTTATTGCAACCTCAAGGGGTAGCGGTGGTTATCGAAGCAACTCATATGTGTATGGTAATGCGGGGAGTGCAAAAACCCGGTTCTTGGACTTCAACAAGTGCATTACGTGGGGTATTTAATGATGATGCCAAAACCCGTCAGGAGTTTATGAATTTAATTCAGCATCGTCCTACTTTTAACAGTTAATGGCGGTAGGCTAAGGTATTAAAGTGAAACAGGCATTTTGCCTGTGATAATTATTACTATATCTTTTGCATTCTTATATTTATGGATAGTTTAATTTTACCGAAAAGAGGTTTACCCGTCACTATTATTACGGGGTTTTTAGGTAGTGGTAAAACCACTTTATTAAACCATATTTTGACTAATAATCAGGATTTAAAAGTTGCGATTTTAGTTAATGAATTTGGTGATATTGACATCGATAGTCAGTTGTTAATATCTGTAGAAGAAAATATGGTAAGTCTCAATAATGGTTGTATTTGTTGCACTATAAATGATGATTTAATGGACACAGTTTTCCAAGTTTTAGAAAGTGATAAAAAAATTGATTATTTAATAGTAGAAACCACAGGAGTTGCCGATCCTCTCCCCATTATTTTAACTTTTTTGAGTCCAGAATTAAGAGATTTAATTCGTCTTGACTCTGTATTAACTTTAATTGATGCGGATAATTTTACCTCCGAACATTTTGATAGTGAAGCGGCTTTTAAACAAATTATTTACGGCGATATTATTATTTTAAATAAGGTTGATTTAGTTTCAGAAACCAAAATTAAACAATTAGAAGAGGACATTTTATGTATTAAAAATAGAGCAAATATTTTATGTTCTCAATATGGAAAAGTACCTTTACCTCTTATCTTAGATATTAATAGTCATAACCCTAATAATTACAGTCTTGAACAATCAAAACAAAAACAACATCATCACCATCATAATCACGATCATGATCATCACCATTCCCATCATTTAGAAATTGATGGTTTTATTTCTATTTCTTTTGAGTGCGATCGCCCTTTTAATGTAGATAAATTTCAGAACTTTATTACCGATAATATCATGAGTCAGGTGTATAGAGCAAAGGGAATTTTATGGTTTGCTGAAAGTCAATTAAAACACATTTTTCAATTAAGCGGTAAAAGATACGATATTGATACAGAGGAATGGCAAACAAATCCTAAAAACCAGTTAGTAATGATAGGTAGAAATATTGACGAAAATCAATTAAAAACTAAACTTAAAGAATGCCTTGTTAGTCAATAGTTAATGAATAATTGATACAATAACTGCCCATTAATTTTTAGTCATATTGTTAGATCTTATTAATCGGGTTAATGTTAATTATATGTTGAGTGTGCGATCGCATCTCACTTTTTATTATCAATTAGAAACAGGTTTCATAAAATCAACGGTAACGACACTAGAGGGTATTTTCACGACTCAAACTCAAGAAACCAAAAATAAAAATCTGGTAGGTATTGGCAGAGTAAATAAAAATTTTGATCAAAGTACTTACACCATATATAACCCCTATAATAATCAATTAGAATTTAGGCACATTAGCTATTTCTAGCTTAAAATTAACCAACCAAAGACTTCTTTCACCATAAAAGTTATTATATAGAATAAACTAGAAATTATAGTTCTCATGGCAAAAATAGAAACTAGAACTGAACCTATGGTGTTGAACATGGGTCCTCATCATCCCTCAATGCACGGGGTTTTGAGGCTCATTGTCACCCTAGATGGAGAAGACGTAATCGACTGTGAACCTGTAATCGGTTACTTACATCGAGGCATGGAGAAAATTGCCGAAAATCGCACTAACGTTATGTTTGTGCCTTATGTAAGCCGTTGGGATTATGCGGCGGGGATGTTTAACGAAGCCATTACTGTTAACGCACCTGAAAAATTGGCAGATATTGAAGTACCCAAACGGGCGCAATATATCCGAGTGATTATGCTAGAGTTGAATCGCATTGCAAATCATCTTCTTTGGCTTGGGCCTTTTCTAGCAGATGTTGGAGCACAAACTCCCTTTTTCTATATTTTCCGTGAAAGAGAGATGATTTATGATCTCTGGGAAGCGGCTACAGGAATGCGCTTAATCAATAATAACTATTTCCGTATCGGTGGGGTTGCGGTAGATTTGCCCTATGGTTGGGTTGACAAATGCGAAGATTTTTGTGATTATTTCTTACCCAAAGTGGATGAGTATGAAAAGCTAATCACCAATAACCCTATTTTCCGTAAACGGGTGGAAGGAGTAGGAGTGATTACCCGTGAACAAGCTATCAACTGGAGTTTATCTGGTCCTATGTTGCGCGGTTCTGGGGTAAAATGGGATTTACGCAAGGTCGATCGCTATGAATGTTATGACGACTTTGATTGGGATGTGCAGTGGGAAACCGCAGGGGATTGTTTTGCCCGTTATTTAGTGCGTATCCGTGAAATGCGCGAATCTGTTAAAATCATCCGTCAAGCATTGAAAGGTTTACCCGGTGGTCCTTACGAAAACTTGGAAGCAAAAAGGCTACAGGAAGGCAAGAAATCAAAATGGAATGATTTTGAATATCAATACATTGCCAAAAAAGTACCTCCTACTTTTAAAATACCTGCTGGAGAGCATTATGTGCGCATGGAAAGCGGTAAGGGTGAGTTAGGAGTATTTATTGTTGGTAATGATGATGTTTTCCCCTGGCGTTTCAAAATTAGAGCCCCTGATTTCAACAATTTACAGATTCTACCTGAACTGCTTAGAGGTGTGAAAGTCGCTGATATTATGGCAATCCTCGGTAGTATTGATGTCATTATGGGATCTGTCGATCGCTAATTTTAAGTGATAAGTAATGGGGTATTGGGGTATTAGGGGGTTTGCCCTTTGCCCCTTGCCCATTCCCTCACCATTATTTTTTATTCCCTTACTGAGTATAATGTCAAATAATCCCCGTCAAGTAGCGTTTCAGGCTTTAGAAGATGTTTATCAAAATCATGCTTATACCGATATTGCTTTAGATCGGGTTTTGAAAAATAATTCCCTCTC is a window from the Cyanobacterium sp. Dongsha4 genome containing:
- the carB gene encoding carbamoyl-phosphate synthase large subunit, producing the protein MPRREDINKILLLGSGPIIIGQACEFDYSGTQACKALREEGYEVVLVNSNPATIMTDPETAERTYIEPITPEIVEKVIAKERPDALLPTMGGQTALNTAVALAESGVLNKYGVELIGAKLPAIKMAEDRELFKEAMARIGVPVCPSGIASNWEEAKAVAEEIGSYPLIIRPAFTMGGTGGGIAYNQEEYEEMAKFGIDASPVSQILVEKSLIGWKEYELEVMRDLADNVVIICSIENIDPMGVHTGDSITVAPAQTLTDKEYQRLRDYAKAIIREIGVETGGSNIQFSVNPVNGEVIVIEMNPRVSRSSALASKATGFPIAKFAAKLAVGYTLDEISNDITQKTPASFEPTIDYVVTKIPRFAFEKFPGAEPILTTQMKSVGEAMAIGRTFCESFQKALRSLETGRYGFGCDKNETLPTLSQISSHLRTPNPERIFSVYHAFKLGMSVEQVFELTAIDPWFLDKMQSLVEIEKFMKRTSLKDIKADDMLTIKQHGFSDRQVAFATKTTEDEVRAYRKSLGITPVYKLVDTCAAEFEAFTPYYYSTYESGESENNITDKPKVMILGGGPNRIGQGIEFDYCCCHAAFALSDAGYETIMVNSNPETVSTDYDTSDRLYFEPLTKEDVLNIIEAENPDGVIIQFGGQTPLKLAVPLKNYLAHPDTTVKTKIWGTSPDSIDTAEDREKFEAILKELDIKQPPNGIARSFEEALAVANRISYPVVVRPSYVLGGRAMRIVYNEQELEHYMTYAVDVEPDHPILIDKFLENAIEVDVDAIADHTGQVVIGGIMEHIEEAGVHSGDSACSIPYTSLSDDVLSIIRTATVKLAKSLQVIGLMNIQYAVQGETVYILEANPRASRTVPYVSKATGRPLAKVASLIMSGKTLAELDVTEEIIPRHVAVKEAVLPFSKFPGTDTLLGPEMRSTGEVMGIDSDFGKAFAKAEIGAGVILDTTGTVFISMNNRDKGAIVSVAKDLQALGFKIVATSGTRQTLLENGVKDVDLVLKLHEGRPHVVDLIKNKQIQFIINTPSNEEETQTDGRKIRRAALDYKLPIITTIAGARATVEAIRSLQSEPLQVKALQDYFV
- the folE gene encoding GTP cyclohydrolase I FolE, whose amino-acid sequence is MTYTESSIINSANQNHGLPNLITESQPPVTEADMIQAVRTLLLGLGENPDREGLKDTPKRVVKALKFLTSGYSQSLDELLNGAVFHENANEMVLVRDIDLFSSCEHHILPILGRAHVAYIPNGKVIGLSKIARICEMYARRLQVQERLTAQIADALQGLLQPQGVAVVIEATHMCMVMRGVQKPGSWTSTSALRGVFNDDAKTRQEFMNLIQHRPTFNS
- a CDS encoding GTP-binding protein, with amino-acid sequence MDSLILPKRGLPVTIITGFLGSGKTTLLNHILTNNQDLKVAILVNEFGDIDIDSQLLISVEENMVSLNNGCICCTINDDLMDTVFQVLESDKKIDYLIVETTGVADPLPIILTFLSPELRDLIRLDSVLTLIDADNFTSEHFDSEAAFKQIIYGDIIILNKVDLVSETKIKQLEEDILCIKNRANILCSQYGKVPLPLILDINSHNPNNYSLEQSKQKQHHHHHNHDHDHHHSHHLEIDGFISISFECDRPFNVDKFQNFITDNIMSQVYRAKGILWFAESQLKHIFQLSGKRYDIDTEEWQTNPKNQLVMIGRNIDENQLKTKLKECLVSQ
- a CDS encoding NAD(P)H-quinone oxidoreductase subunit H; translation: MAKIETRTEPMVLNMGPHHPSMHGVLRLIVTLDGEDVIDCEPVIGYLHRGMEKIAENRTNVMFVPYVSRWDYAAGMFNEAITVNAPEKLADIEVPKRAQYIRVIMLELNRIANHLLWLGPFLADVGAQTPFFYIFREREMIYDLWEAATGMRLINNNYFRIGGVAVDLPYGWVDKCEDFCDYFLPKVDEYEKLITNNPIFRKRVEGVGVITREQAINWSLSGPMLRGSGVKWDLRKVDRYECYDDFDWDVQWETAGDCFARYLVRIREMRESVKIIRQALKGLPGGPYENLEAKRLQEGKKSKWNDFEYQYIAKKVPPTFKIPAGEHYVRMESGKGELGVFIVGNDDVFPWRFKIRAPDFNNLQILPELLRGVKVADIMAILGSIDVIMGSVDR